One genomic region from Methanonatronarchaeum thermophilum encodes:
- a CDS encoding ABC transporter permease subunit, with protein sequence MSILVSIFLNESKKLVRGPIVLTGVFAFLSFYLFVVFPSIKEEAEALEGAMPEAMITLFGIEALHTIEGFLASYTYEFFWVVFIGIYFAYLGGGLIASEIEDRKMDLTLSNPVSRESVILQKVGALWAPLLILNLGFLAIVFIGTFLIGESIEIIPVLMVHLLSIPYLLACAGIGLVFSVFMRDVSSAQAGAVGVVFILWLIEGIVQMDPDFEWMAYLSPVHYYDVADILIRGEYAFVGAGILTFLFIALLAVSIVWFIKRDI encoded by the coding sequence GTGAGTATATTGGTTTCTATTTTTCTGAATGAATCAAAGAAGTTGGTGCGTGGCCCAATCGTTTTGACAGGTGTATTTGCCTTTCTTTCTTTTTACCTGTTTGTGGTTTTTCCTAGCATTAAAGAGGAGGCTGAGGCTCTTGAGGGTGCTATGCCTGAGGCGATGATAACTCTTTTCGGTATAGAGGCTCTGCATACAATAGAGGGTTTTCTGGCTTCCTATACATATGAGTTCTTCTGGGTAGTGTTTATTGGTATTTATTTTGCTTATTTAGGTGGAGGTTTGATTGCTAGCGAAATTGAGGATAGAAAGATGGATTTAACGCTTTCAAACCCAGTTTCAAGAGAATCAGTTATATTGCAGAAAGTTGGAGCTCTTTGGGCTCCTTTATTAATTCTAAATCTTGGTTTCCTTGCTATAGTCTTTATAGGTACATTTTTGATTGGTGAAAGCATTGAAATAATCCCTGTATTGATGGTTCATTTACTTTCAATTCCATATTTATTAGCTTGTGCAGGTATAGGTTTGGTTTTCAGTGTTTTTATGCGAGATGTTAGCAGTGCTCAAGCTGGAGCTGTGGGAGTTGTTTTTATTTTATGGTTGATTGAAGGTATCGTTCAGATGGATCCAGATTTTGAGTGGATGGCTTATCTCTCACCAGTGCATTATTATGATGTTGCTGACATACTGATTCGTGGAGAATATGCGTTTGTTGGTGCGGGTATTCTCACATTTTTGTTCATCGCTCTACTTGCGGTATCAATAGTTTGGTTTATTAAAAGAGATATTTAA
- a CDS encoding ABC transporter ATP-binding protein, protein MVKMNSKAAINLDNLTKVYGDVKANKDLSFSVREGEIFGYLGPNGAGKTTTIRQLLGLIKPSSGTAEVLGADIQDRKALTEVKQEIGYLPDELGFDGSMTGNEVLDYFARMRGDNRREELLEMFHPPLDQKVETYSSGNKRMLGIVQAFMHDPKLVIMDEPTSGLDPLKQDRLHKFVETESEKGKTIFFSSHFLSEVQRVCDRVGIIREGRLVDLEEIDKLLARSGKKVWVHFEEPVDKNVFLNENMIETEIVDNSYHFTYTGDSSELIKHLSKYEIKDIEIGDPQLDEIFKHYYGE, encoded by the coding sequence ATGGTTAAAATGAACTCTAAAGCTGCTATAAACCTTGATAACCTGACTAAGGTTTATGGAGATGTTAAAGCTAATAAAGACTTATCTTTTAGCGTTAGAGAAGGGGAGATTTTTGGTTATTTAGGTCCTAACGGTGCTGGTAAGACAACTACTATCCGTCAGTTGCTTGGTTTGATAAAACCTAGTTCTGGAACTGCTGAGGTGTTGGGAGCAGATATTCAGGATAGAAAAGCGTTGACTGAGGTTAAACAGGAGATAGGGTACTTACCTGATGAACTTGGTTTTGATGGAAGTATGACCGGGAATGAAGTTCTTGACTACTTTGCACGTATGCGTGGTGATAACCGGAGGGAGGAACTTCTTGAGATGTTCCATCCACCACTTGATCAAAAGGTTGAGACATATTCTTCTGGTAACAAACGTATGTTGGGTATTGTCCAGGCTTTTATGCACGACCCAAAGCTTGTGATTATGGATGAACCTACCTCTGGATTAGATCCTTTAAAACAAGATAGACTCCATAAGTTTGTTGAAACCGAGAGCGAGAAGGGTAAAACGATTTTCTTTTCCTCTCATTTCTTGAGTGAAGTTCAAAGGGTTTGTGATCGCGTTGGGATTATACGGGAAGGTAGGCTTGTTGACCTAGAGGAAATCGATAAGTTGTTGGCTAGAAGCGGTAAAAAGGTATGGGTTCATTTCGAAGAGCCTGTCGATAAAAACGTTTTTTTAAACGAAAATATGATCGAAACTGAAATTGTCGATAATTCTTATCACTTTACATATACCGGTGATTCTTCAGAACTCATCAAGCATCTATCTAAATATGAAATAAAAGACATTGAAATTGGTGATCCACAGTTGGACGAAATTTTCAAACATTATTATGGAGAGTGA